Proteins encoded within one genomic window of Anopheles gambiae chromosome 3, idAnoGambNW_F1_1, whole genome shotgun sequence:
- the LOC1279422 gene encoding peptidyl-prolyl cis-trans isomerase-like 3 — protein MSVTLHTDVGDIKIELFCDDCPKTCENFLALCASDYYNGNLFHRNIKGFIVQTGDPTGTGKGGQSIWKRKFEDEFKENLKHNERGMVSMANSGPNTNGSQFFFTYAAQTALDLKYTLFGQVIDGFEALDELEKLTVNPKTYRPVVEKKINSVTIHANPLAG, from the exons atg AGCGTAACACTCCACACAGACGTTGGAGACATCAAGATCGAGCTGTTTTGCGACGACTGCCCCAAAACTTGCGAAAACTTCCTAGCCTTGTGCGCTAGCGATTACTACAATGGCAATTTGTTTCACAGAAATATCAAAGGATTCATCGTTCAAACGGGTGACCCCACGGGGACAGGCAAGGGTGGCCAGTCAATTTGGAAACGAAAGTTCGAGGATGAGTTTAAAGAAAACCTGAAACATAACGAACGGGGGATGGTGTCGATGGCGAACAGTGGACCAAACACAAATGGAAGTCAATTCTTTTTTACCTATGCCGCACAGACTGCCTTGGACCTCAAGTATACGTTGTTTGGCCA AGTAATAGATGGATTCGAAGCCTTGGATGAGCTGGAGAAACTCACTGTGAATCCCAAAACCTACCGCCCTGTggtagaaaagaaaattaacaGTGTTACGATACATGCGAACCCACTGGCCGGGTAg
- the LOC1279423 gene encoding thioredoxin-related transmembrane protein 2 homolog: MSFKKDLVLLLKPYYWVNILMSISYIAAKRAPFICNYLWTYLFQQEDQCELDGRETEILFFLLIVVMIRTRKTGSVTMINYLTSSFMYTKIANLGLWFYNDIRLGMIYFVFFILVALLLPEPTYTGPENVLYFRTENGLEEELEKDKRVTWLVTFYTVWNPACVNFAPIFSELSNEYALSNLKFGKLDIGRFPKIGEKYHVSDSSFSRQLPTVILFRQGKEVARRPYADSKGKLVKFFFSADNVKAAFDLNNLYKECKDNPIKAIKSVAEKKKD; encoded by the coding sequence ATGTCGTTTAAGAAGGATCTAGTGCTGCTACTAAAACCCTATTACTGGGTTAACATTCTGATGAGCATTTCGTACATCGCCGCAAAACGAGCACCGTTCATTTGCAACTATTTATGGACTTATCTGTTTCAACAAGAGGACCAATGCGAACTCGATGGGCGCGAAACGGAGATCCTGTTCTTCCTACTGATCGTGGTCATGATCCGGACGAGAAAAACGGGCAGCGTGACGATGATTAACTATCTTACGTCCAGCTTCATGTACACCAAGATAGCGAACTTGGGCCTGTGGTTCTACAACGATATCCGGCTGGGCATGATCTACTTCGTGTTTTTCATTCTGGTGGCTCTTCTCCTGCCAGAGCCAACCTACACCGGGCCGGAGAATGTGTTGTACTTCCGCACCGAGAACGGATTGGAGGAGGAGCTGGAGAAAGACAAGCGCGTAACCTGGCTGGTAACGTTTTACACGGTATGGAATCCGGCGTGTGTGAATTTTGCTCCCATCTTTTCGGAACTGTCGAACGAGTACGCGCTTTCGAACCTGAAATTTGGGAAGCTGGACATCGGACGATTCCCGAAGATTGGGGAAAAATACCACGTTTCGGACAGTTCCTTCAGTCGTCAGCTACCCACCGTGATCCTGTTTCGCCAAGGCAAGGAGGTGGCTCGCCGGCCCTATGCAGATAGTAAAGGCAAGCTGGTGAAGTTCTTCTTCTCTGCCGACAACGTTAAAGCTGCATTTGATTTAAACAATCTGTACAAGGAATGTAAAGATAATCCGATCAAGGCAATCAAATCGGTAgcagaaaagaagaaggactAG
- the LOC133393209 gene encoding uncharacterized protein LOC133393209, with translation MEHIPSIRRRSSLFSTNQVSDSGSVSNEAIRYEKQLRQEIKEWTNLIRSKYVKLQQLRTASCKVDQSILTDEQRRYLADGPTVENFIAETETFDKAITAYVTRKSFLMERNAYIVQEAKALVELELKDAIADELADSIIA, from the exons ATGGAGCACATTCCATCCATTCGACGACGGTCTTCATTATTTTCGACAAATCAAG TCAGTGATTCTGGTTCGGTCTCTAATGAAGCCATTAG ATACGAGAAGCAGCTAAGACAGGAAATAAAAGAGTGGACCAATTTGATTCGGTCAAAGTATGTTAAGTTACAACAATTACGTACGGCGTCCTGCAAAGTTGATCAGTCCATCCTAACAGACGAACAGCGAAGATATCTAGCTGACGGTCCTACGGTGGAAAACTTTATTGCGGAAACTGAGACATTTGATAAAGCTATTACTGCTTACGTTACCCGCAAATCCTTCCTGATGGAGAGGAACGCATACATCGTCCAGGAAGCTAAAGCATTGGTTGAACTTGAGCTGAAAGACGCAATAGCTGACGAACTGGCCGACAGTATCATTGCATAA